A segment of the Leptotrichia sp. oral taxon 215 str. W9775 genome:
TACTGGGCTTATTGAAAGTGTTGAAGATGACATGAAAATAAGCAGAGGAAACCTGAGAATAGGACCAAATGCAGATTATAAAGTATATTATAAAAATGGTGAATATTCTATAGAAAGAAATATTGACCTTGATAATGCACCTATTTTCAATAAAATAAAATTTGTGAGGGAAAAAATACATATACAGCCTGGAATTACTGTAAGTTCTGCGACAGGACAAGGAATGATAGTTGGATCAGATTCCGGAGCAACAAGTAATACACAGACAGGATATGTAAATAAAGGTAATGTTGAAATAACAGGTGGAACTGCTTCAACAATAGGATTAAGTACAAGTTATGGAGAAATTATAAATGAAAATGTTGTTAATGTAGATAATGGACTGGGACTGTATGGAGTAAATGGAAGTAAAATACTGAATGACAGTGCTGGAACAATTACTATAACAGGAAATGGAACTGGAATGGCTGCATTTACATCAGCAACTCAGCTTCAGGACTATGGAACAGATGCTAAAATAAAAGCAGGAACTCTTGGAAATAATGAAAAAACTTTAGAACTGGAAAATAAAGGTACAATTACAGTAAATGGAAATGGCGGAATTGGAATGTACGGAGAATTAAAAACATTACCAGGAGCGCATTCCAGTATAGAAGTAGGTAAAACAGGAACTTCTCATGGAAGTATAAGAAATGCAGGGAAAATAGTTCTGGCAGGAGATAATTCGGTAGGAGTTGTTTCAAAAGTGTCAGCTCCTGCAGGAGCGGCCTCGGCTCTTGACTTTGGAGGACCTGAAATAAGCCTGAATGGAACAGGAACTTCTGATATAGTTACAGGTAAGGAAGGAATCGGAGTATATGCAGACAATACAAAGGTTACTTTTGAAACTGACTATGGAGTGGAAGTAAAGGATAAAGGAACAGGAGTATTTATAGAAGGAAATAATCCATCGCTTACAGATAATAAAACTTTTGAATTGAAATATTCAGGAGTTCCAACTAAGTCAGCTGTTGCATTCTTTATGAATAATAAATCAACAGCGTCAGGAGCGGCAATGCTGAACAATATGAACATAAGATTAACTGATACTTCTCAAAATACAGAAGGATTAGTTGGAATATTGGCAAGAGGGACTACAGGAGAACTGAATAACCAGGGAAATATAACAGCAGATGCAGGATATGGAATTATTTCTGAAGGAGTGGAAGTTAGAAACAGTGGAAATATAACTTTAACTAATCCTGTAAGTGAAACACCTAAAAAGGAAAGTGTAGGAATTTATTCTAAAAACGGAAATAAAATTACAAACTCAGGAAATATAACAGTTGGAAAATATTCTGTAGGAATTTATGGAAATGAAGTACAGAATAGTGGTAACTTGAATATTGGTAATTCAGGTACAGGAATATTCAGCCAAGGTGGGAATGTAGACTTGACAGGAGGAACAATAACGGTTGGTTCAGATCAGGCGGCAGCAGTTTATGCAAATGGAGATGGTCAGACAGTAACTGCACATGCAGGATCAAATATTTCCATAGGAGACAACTCTTTTGGAATCCTTGTGGAAAAAGGTGCAGGTTCGGCTGGAAATAAAGTTATAAGTAATATTGCGGCAATAAATAATCTTGGAAATGATACTGTATACATATATTCCAACGATAACAGAACAGGAGCCCAAGTTATAAACAATACGGATCTTACAGCGTCAGGATCATTCAACTATGGAATATATTCTGCAGGAGAAGTTATAAACAACGGTAATATAAATTTTGGAGCAGGAGATGGAAATATTGGAATTTACAGTACTCATGGAGGAACAGCTGTTAATAATGCTTCAATTACAGTAGGTGAAAGTTATATGGATCCTACAAATTCATTGAATAATCGTTATGCTATCGGAATGGCTGCCGGATATACTCCAACTGCGACAGAACTTGCAGCAGGAAAACAGCCTTATACAGGAAATATTGTAAATAATGGTACAATAAACGTTACTGGAAAAGGAAGTATCGGAATGTACGGAACTGGTGCCGGAACAACAGTTTACAACGGTACTGCATCAAACCGTAATGCTGTAATAAACCTGAATTCAAGTGAAACTACAGGAATTTATCTGGATAACGGAGCTTATGGATATAACTACGGAAAGATAAAATCAAATGGCTCAAATTTAAGTAAAATTGTCGGAGTTGTTGTAAAAAATGGTTCAACTATTGAAAATCATGGAGAAATAGATATAACTGCCGCAGATGCTGTAGGAATATTAACTAAAGGAGATATGGCAGGTAATAACTTAGGTATAGTAAAGAACTATGGAAGCTTCAATATAAATGGAACAACAGTACCTGCAGGAACAAGGGCTGAAGATATTTCAGATTCTTCTATAATAGGTGTAAGTAAGGCAAGTGACCTGACTAAGACTGTAGAAGGAGTAAAAATAGAAGTTCCTCGTGGAAGTATTACAGGAACAATAACTGTAAACGGAACACCAGTTGTACCTGAAGTTGCAACAACATCAGGAGAAGAATTTAAACCTATGGAAGTATCAAAAATAGGTATGTATATAGATACTTCAAATAGAAATTATACGACTCCTATTACTGGACTGAGTGCCCTTACTAACCTTAAGAAAGCGGATCTGATAATTGGAGCGGAAGCGGCACAGAATACTACTGGAAAATACATTCAGTTAGATTCTAGAATAACAGATCCTTACAATGCAATGATAAGAGCAAACCAGCAGATTGAAAAATGGAGTATATATTCAGGTTCTTTGACATGGATGGCGACTGTTTCACAAAATGCAAGTGATGGAACTATACAAAATGCCTACCTTGCAAAAATACCTTATACATACTGGGCAGGGAATGAAGCAACACCTGTAAATGTTAGGGATACATACAACTTCTTAGATGGATTGGAACAAAGATATGGAGTGGAAGCGCTTGGAAGCAGAGAAAATCAGTTATTCCAAAAACTGAATGGAATAGGTAATAATGAAGCAATACTCTTCTATCAGGCAATGGATGAAATGATGGGACATCAGTATGCAAATACTCAAATGAGAATAAATGCTACTGGAAACATGCTTGACAAGGAATTCAGATATCTGAAGGACGAATGGAGAAATCCTTCTAAACAGAATAATAAGATAAAAGTATTTGGAATGAGGGATGAATACAAGACAGATACAGCAGGAATTATAGACTATACAAGTAATGCCTATGGAGTTGCTTATGTTCATGAAGACGAAACAGTAAAACTTGGTCATAGTTCAGGATGGTATGCAGGAGCTGTTCATAACAGATTCAAATTTAAGGATATAGGAAATTCTAAAGAAAATCAGACAATGCTGAAGGCAGGAGTATTTAAAACAATTTCTCCGGCATCAGATCATAATGGAAGTTTAAGATGGACTATATCTGGAGATGTATTTGCAGGAATAAATGAAATGAACCGTAGATTCCTTGTTGTAGATGATATATTCCAGGCAAAAGCTAACTATTATTCATATGGAGCGGCATTGAAAAATGAATTAGGTTATGATATAAGAATGAGTGAAAGAACTCATCTGAAACCATACGGAATGCTGAAGATGGAATATGGAAGATTTACTGGTATCAAGGAAAAGTCAGGAGAAATGAGACTTGAAGTGGAAGGAAATGACTATTTCTCTGTAAAACCGGAAGTAGGACTGGAATTTAAATACATACAACCACTTGCTGTCAGAACTCAGCTTTCTGTTGGAATTACAGCAGCTTATGAAAATGAACTTGGAAAAGTTGGAGATGTAAACAATAGAGCGAGAGTAAGATATACTACAGCTGACTGGTTTGGAATCAGAGGAGAAAAGGAAGATAGAAGAGGAAATGGTAAATTTGATCTGAATATTGGAATTGACAATACTAGAGTAGGATTTACACTGAATGCAGGATATGACACTAAAGGAAACAATGTAAGAGGTGGAATAGGATTCAGGGCAATCTATTAATTTTATACTAAATTCTGTGGAAAAAGTAAAATAGATAGGATTTAGAACACTTGTAAAAGAAAAAGGGCTGTCTCAAAAAGAAAATAAAATAATAATGTAAAAAACTATATTTTTGAATTATTTAGAATTTTACAATGTAAAACAGGAAATGAATTTAGGAAAAGTCATCTGTCCGAGCCTTTAGGCAAGTTTTTGACTTTTCCTTAATGAATGACTGTTTTATATAAGTAAAATTTTAGTAAATGAAAAAAATATAGTTTTTTCTTATATTATATTTAATTTTTACCATTTTGAGACAATCCCTTTTTTGTATTTTAAATTTATATAAAATTCAATCTATTCTTTTAATCGATTTTATTTATATGTTGAAAAAATTGTTTCCATAGTTTTTTTGAATGTTGGAGACCCTACCAGATTATAATCTTTTTCTGTGAATTTTTTACAATTATTAGCAAAGTATATTTCAAAAAGATATCCATCTCCTTTTATAGGATTTACTATTCCTGCATAAAGAAGTTCTTCATTTACATAATCTAGTATTGCAGCTGTATCATTTTGTCTTTGTAGGATTTTTCCTTCACTTGTATAGGAAATCTCCATAAGAGTGGAACCAATTAAACTGCACATCACATTACCTGAAGATGGGTTATCTCCATAGAAAGTAGCCCATTCTTCAAAAGAGTCATTAACAAGAACACCATCCTTTGTTTTTGAAAATTCTCCGAAGCTTAATAATGAAAACATTAAAAAAATTAATGTAGCTATTACTTTTTTACTCATAATATTCACTCCTTTAATATGTTATTTATCTAGTATAGCATGTGAAAATCAAAGTTTCAATTTTATGACATGTTAGTAAAAGTCTTTTAAGTATTTTTATGTTTATCAACTCTGACACCGTATTTAAAATACTTTCCCCAGTAGGGACTTTTAAGTGAAGACATTACAACACCTTTTGAAGAAGAAGCATTTATAAATAAGGAATTTCCCACATAAACTGCTGTATGGTTAGTCCTTCCTTCAGGTTTGAAAAATACAATATCTCCGGCTTTTAAATTTTTAGATGAAACTTTTTTTCCGGTTTGTGCCTGCTGGGTTGAAACTCTTGGCAGTTCATGACCGTAAACTTCACGATAAATTCTACGGGTTAAAGCTGAACAGTCAATTCCTTTTTTAGAATCTCCTCCCCATGCATATTTTGTATCCTTCCATTTGCTGTAAGATACAAGGAGCTTTTTTTCAGCAGCAGCAGTTCTTTTTTCACTTGCAGTTCCTGATTTTGCTATTCTTTCATGTTTTTTTCTTAGTTCAGTCATTTTATCAATGATAAGCTGATCTTTATTGTTTGCAGAAATACTGTAAATCCCTGTATTATGGGAAACTTTATTATGCGGAACTGTTTTTGCAGTATTTGCGACACTTGAAGTTTTTCCAGGTTTTGCTGTAGCTGTTCTTGCAGTTTGAGAAGTTTTTGCAATAGGATGTTTTTCTGCAGAATGTTTTGCTGCTGTTGGTTTTGTTTTGCTTTCTGAACTTTTAACGTTGCTTGTATTTTTAACAGCTATACTTTTAGCAGCTGTGCTTTTAGTGTTTGCAACCTTAACAGCTGTGTTTTTAACAGCCGGACCTTTAGAAACAGTTTTCTTTGTTTTTACAGTTTTAGCAGTATTCTGCTTTGCTTTGACATTTTTTTTATGCTTAACAGATTTTCCCTGTAATCCTGAAGTAATAAATGCAAACGCAGCCATACAGATTGCTGTAAAGAATCTCTTTTTTTTCATTTATTTTCTCCTTTTAAAATCAGTTATAATTTGTTTTTAAATTATTTCTGAAAAATATTTTTTTTATTGTATCATTAAATAAGAAAAAAGTAAATTGACTTTGAAAAAGAAAGATATTATAATTTAATATAAAATAAGTGTGGCGTAATTGAAATAAGGTAAAAATAAAATTATATAAATAAAATTTTTGGAGGCGATGAAATGACGGATATCGAAATAGCTCAAAGGGCAAAGTTGGAAAAAATTAATGTGATTGCTGAAAAAGCAGGACTTTCTGAAGAAGATTACGAACAATATGGGAATTATAAGGCTAAAGTCAGCCTTGATGTATTGAAAAAAAATTCTGACAAAAAGGATGGAAAACTTATACTTGTGACAGCTATAACTCCTACACCTCCAGGTGAAGGGAAATCAACTGTAACAGTAGGGCTTACTCAGGCCTTTAACAAATTTGGATATAAGTCAATTGCGGCACTAAGGGAACCGTCATTAGGCCCTGTATTTGGAATAAAGGGAGGAGCTACAGGGGGAGGAATGTCCCAGGTTGTTCCTATGGAAGAAATAAACCTTCATTTTACAGGAGATATCCATGCAATTTCAACTGCACATAACCTTATTTCTGCGTGCATTGACAATCATCTTATGCAGGGAAATGAACTGGACATAGATGTAAATAATATTACTTGGAAACGTGTCCTTGATATGAATGACAGGGCATTGAGAAATATTGTGGTTGGAATGGGAGGAAGACTTAACGGAATTCCTAGGGAATCTTCATTCCAAATAACAGTAGCGTCAGAAATAATGGCAATATTCTGTCTTGCTAACTCAATTACTGACCTGAAAAAAAGAATAGGTGAAATAGTTTTTGGGTACAATAGAAAAGGAGAAATGCTTAAGGTAAAACAGCTGAAAATAGAAGGAGCGGTTACAGCACTTCTTAAGGATGCTATTAAGCCTAATCTTGTTCAGACGCTGGAAAATACTCCTGTATTTATACATGGAGGACCTTTTGCGAATATTGCTCATGGATGTAATTCGGTGCTTGCAACGAAAATGGCATTGAAATTGTCAGATTATGTAGTAACAGAAGCAGGATTTGCGGCTGACCTTGGAGCAGAAAAATTTTTGGATATAAAGGCAAGAAAAGCAGAAATTGAACCAAATGTTATTGTTATAGTTGCAACTGTCAGAGCATTGAAACATCATGGTGGAGATACCGACCTGAAATCAGAAAATATAGAAACATTGAAAAAAGGACTTGTAAACCTTGAAAGACATATAGAAAGCATGCAGAAATATCATATTCCTGTAATTGTTGCAATAAATAAATTTATAACAGACACTGATGCTGAAATAAAGGAAATTGAAAAATTCTGCAATGCAAAGGGTGTAGAGGTAGCTCTTTGTGAAATTTGGGAAAAAGGTGGAGAAGGTGGAAAGGAACTTGTAGACAAAGTAATTTCTGCAGTTGAGGAAAATGAAAAGTCAGAAGAAAAATTTTCTCCATTGTATGAACTGGAACTTCCGATAAAGGAAAAAATAGAAATTATTGCAAAGGAAATATATGGAGCTGACGGGGTTAAATTTATGCCTAAGGCACTTAATAACATAAAAAAATACGAAGAATACGGATATGATAAACTTCCTGTATGTATTTCAAAAACACAGAAATCACTGTCAGATAACCCAAAATTATTGGGAAGACCTACAGGATTTGAAATTACAATAAATGAAATCAGACTGTCTGCAGGAGCAGGATTTTTAGTGGCGATGGCAGGAGAAATCATAGATATGCCCGGACTTCCTAAAAAACCTTCAGCAGAACTGATTGATATAGATGAAAATGGAGTAATTACAGGGTTGTTTTAAATGAAAATATGAGAGTTGAAAGTATTTATAAATTCATTAAAAGGTTATCCGACAAGTAAGCTGGAACAGGAAACTGTAAATAGACTAAAAAAATTACAGAATGAAGAAAATAACTAAAAATGAGAGGTCTAAAAATGTCTAAAAAATACGATTTTGAAACATTGATAAGTAGAAAAAATCAAGGCTCGTATAAATGGGAAGGGATGTACAAGGAATATCCTAATCTGCCTGATGATATAGTACCATTTTCAGTGGCAGACATGGAACTGCAGATTGCACCTGAAATAAAGGAAGGATTGAAAAAATACATAGATGAAGCAATACTCGGATATACTGGAACTTATGAAGAATACTTTGAAGCTGTAATAAATTGGATGAAAAGAAAACATAATTTTGATATTCAGAAGGAGTGGATTGTAACTTCATCAGGAGTTGTTTCTGCGTTGTTTGATTCTGTAAAGGCTTTTACTGAAAAAGAGGATGGAGTAATAGTGTTTACACCTGTGTATTATCCTTTTTACAGTGCAATAAAATTAAATGAAAGAAAAATTGTAGAGTGCCCACTCATGGAAAATGAGGGAAGATACACAATAGATTTTGAAAGTTTTGAAAAGCTTGCAAAGGAAGAAAAAAATACACTCCTCATTTTATGCAGTCCCCACAATCCGGTAGGAAGAGTATGGTCAAAAGAAGAACTGAAGAAAATTGGTGAAATTGCCCTTGAAAATAATCTGAAAATTGTTTCTGATGAAATACATTTTGATATTCTTATGGAAGGGGAAAAACATACTGTCCTGCAGACGCTGTCAGAAGAACTTTCTGAAATTATAGTTACTTGTACTGCTCCGACTAAGACATTTAACCTTGCCGGGATTGGAATATCAAATATAATTATAAAAAATGAAAAGATGAGGAAAAAGTTTATCAATGAACAGGGAAGATCATCTGCACACGTGTTTGCGGCATTGGGATATAGAGCCTGCATACTGGCATATACTCAGGCAGAAGAATGGTTTGAGAAGTTTCTTCAGCTTATTAATAAAAATCAGAAAATTGTAAATAGATTTTTTGAGGAAAAGTTTACTGAACTTAAAGCTCCATTAATTCAGGGAACTTATTTGCAGTGGATTGATTTCAGGGCTTTAGGGCTTAAAGGAGAAGATCTGAAAAAGTTTATGAATGGGAAAGCACAATTATTTTTCAGTGAAGGTTATACATTTGGAAAAAATGGAGATGGATTTGAAAGAATGAATCTTGCAGTTCCAACCCATATTCTTGAAAAAGGTCTGGAAAGACTGTATAAGGCAATAAAAGAAAATTATCCTGAATTCTGTAAATAAATTCTGTGATTGTTTAAAAAAGTAACATAAATAAATGAATGGGAATAATTCAGAAAAAATGCAAATCTGGAAAATGGAAAGTTGTACCAAAATAAAAAATACTAAAATAGAAAATGTTATTTGGGGCTGTTGAAAAACAGTCCCTTTTAAAGTGATTTCATTATTTTTGACTGTTTAATTTTATAATATTTTGTGGTATAATACTAAATAAAACTGATGTTAGGAAAAGAAAATAGAATTTATAGAAATATGCATTAAAAAGGAGTGAGAATATTGAAGGTCTCGTTAATAATGCCAACAATAAATGTTACTGATGAACTGGAACTGTTTTTAAAAAGTTTAAAGGAGCAGACTTATAAGGATTTTGAACTTATTGCAGTGGATCAGAACAAGGATGACAAGGCTTATAAAATTTTAGAAAAATATGAAAATGATTTTGAAATAAAGTATATGAAAAGTGACAGGAAAGGTCTAAGCCTGAACAGAAACAGGGGATTACTTGTAATGGACGGAAGTATTGCAGGATTTCCTGATGATGACTGTGAATATCAGCCTGATACATTGGAAAAGGTAGTAAAATTCTTTAAGGAAAATGAAGATAAAAGAATATATTCGTGTAGGACTCTTGAAAGGGGAAAAGACTACGGAACAGGAATAATGGCTGAGCAAAATGTTAAACTGACAAAAGGAAATATTGAAAAAACTGTAAAATCTATTACTTTTTTCGTGAATTATACATATGAGGATATAGTTCTGTTTGATGAAAATCTGGGTGTAGGTTCTGTTTTTGGAAGTGGAGAGGAAACAGACTATGTGCTGACATTACTGCATAAAGGATATAAAGGTGAGTATTTTGCAGATGACATTATTTTTCATCCTGCCAAAAAAGGAAACTATGATGATTTGGACAGGGCGTACAAATATGCACTTGGATATGGAGCACTTGTAAAGAAGGAAGTTTTAGGAAGAAAAAATTTTTTTTACTATTTTAAATTTTTAAAAAGAATATTTAGAAGTATAGCGGGTATAATACTTACAAAAAATAGAAAATATCATAAGACAGTTTTAAAGGGAAGAATCGAAGGATTTAACAAATACAAGTAGGAAAGAAGGAAAACTAAAAATGGACAAATTAAAATGCCTTATAAATATGATAATAGCCTTTATAATTTATCCTTTTACAAAGGGGAAATTTAAAAATAGGAAAATATGGCTTGTCGGGGGAAACGCAGGAGAGCTTTTTGTTGACAATGGAAGAGCAATTTATGAATATCTGAGATCTAAAAAGGATATAGAAGAATACTGGGTTGTTAATAAAAATTCGCCAGTTTTTGATAAAATTCATGGCGGAAAGCTTGTAAAGGGAAGTGTGGAAAGCTACCTTTATTTCATGAATTCGGAAGTTGTACTTTTTTCACATTCAATATCTGCAGATATAGCACCTTATCTGTTTGTTGTTCCAGTTATAAATCTGTTTCACTATAAACCTCTGAAGGTGTTCTTAAATCATGGGACGGTAGGTTTCAAGGTTAGAATGGCAATGAATAAGAAAACAGAAAAAATAGCTGAAAATCTTGTAAAATCCTATGATGTGAATATATGTGATTCAGAATATGAAAAAAATATAAAGACTAAAACATGGTGGAATGTTCCTGAAAATACTGCATTTATAACAGGATATCCGAGATATGATAAATTATATAATGTGGAAGTTGAAAGAAAAGAAATATTTTTTATGCCTACATGGAGAAACTGGATAAAGCTTGAAAATGCAAGGATAGAAGATACAGAATATTTTAAAAATATTACAGGTCTTATAACAGATGAAAGATTTAATAAATATCTGGAAGAAAAAAATCTTTATCTGAATGTGTATATTCATCAGCTTATGCATGATTACCTGAAGGATTTTAATAAGGTAAAACTTGGAAAAAATGTCACTCTATTACCAAAAGATGCTGATATTACTAAGGAACTGATGAAAGCAAAAATTCTTATAACTGATTATTCAAGTGTCGCATATGATTTCTATTATCTGAATAAGCCGATTGTATTCTTTCAGTTTGACAGGGAGGAATATCAGAAGAAAGTCGGTTCCTATGTGGATCTGGATAAAGAACTTTTTGGAGAA
Coding sequences within it:
- a CDS encoding autotransporter-associated N-terminal domain-containing protein codes for the protein MNNNLRNIEKNLRAFIKRCKEITYTKGLLFTFLMTGTFSQVNGKAKKDETTGNQRKQIENSIGDMKKLFKDARYENNKLLKSSNLELIQLMEQGDHVVKSPWSSWQYGINGFFSHWGSTYRGRGDKSERYPYNGIYERSTYSFDRYTSPYSDSYSFLQKSSNVKSATTTGREGYGSNYGLTSTTKKQEPVASLNVEATIKPKEVSKASVAAPNINVVAPVLVSPSIPTVIPETLTIPSPNPPVVKVNLPQPSAKPFVDFSFQNGVLGWFNVAKSTDYKAYDGTTSKYNDGGGHKFWTGYNPVTNQLQANSGVDGTTLNKAYKAMVAGVPNSIVNPRAGALFYFHSTTTAGLANASDRKFIAQNIDMYLAGNIGAAGLTDGNHEGALGIHTVWNGKLSNINAHLYGKAAFLSLETWWAGKMEFDNTPGNEIKVNIESVPGVAGSGNENTIFLIYPGTYSMVAGQNNGAKHQRGGFTGKVNADIKTDKNIVYSVLGNQGSFEIDSSGKYNITGNENIVYSGYGYVPNWNNFVGKGVVQDKHQTGMTPTIKLTEAPVINGDRNIVLLFNDKMDDNLAKGIDVYGGINNSDWKKSVIGIYQGEIDARARIGNNDATRVVENNIGIYSRSGQRGQETINGQVAKFNTKTDLGASGSSINYEDDPIHSLQINNIDITFGKNSKNGVMIAAERGTVIDVAMPGNLHSNVVKDNSGNAISGKTDSTTVPIMTTPIKDYEGTSPLTASYDDTANEVATGTVIAYASGEWKNTDHRMTSSEVQRFEGKGSQINIGQDVIMSARYKDYTPAGSTTKVESFPVAYVAKDKGEITAEKTTDAKGFGSIIAYADTNSKITLKDKATAIDEWAASDATTQPYLYKNIGGYAKAGSTITFEKDVKIHGMAGYADGANSLVEFKGTGNLVESAKDGGLVAQNGGKIQFGGGDIKTEKRNPNDNYSGVVPFLADASSNINFKGATEISISDGILMPGTATDYAAEDSSDPANAAATAGKKYTGMQNVKVNVTGNGVILRVTEGGTVNDNKWTGPTGLIESVEDDMKISRGNLRIGPNADYKVYYKNGEYSIERNIDLDNAPIFNKIKFVREKIHIQPGITVSSATGQGMIVGSDSGATSNTQTGYVNKGNVEITGGTASTIGLSTSYGEIINENVVNVDNGLGLYGVNGSKILNDSAGTITITGNGTGMAAFTSATQLQDYGTDAKIKAGTLGNNEKTLELENKGTITVNGNGGIGMYGELKTLPGAHSSIEVGKTGTSHGSIRNAGKIVLAGDNSVGVVSKVSAPAGAASALDFGGPEISLNGTGTSDIVTGKEGIGVYADNTKVTFETDYGVEVKDKGTGVFIEGNNPSLTDNKTFELKYSGVPTKSAVAFFMNNKSTASGAAMLNNMNIRLTDTSQNTEGLVGILARGTTGELNNQGNITADAGYGIISEGVEVRNSGNITLTNPVSETPKKESVGIYSKNGNKITNSGNITVGKYSVGIYGNEVQNSGNLNIGNSGTGIFSQGGNVDLTGGTITVGSDQAAAVYANGDGQTVTAHAGSNISIGDNSFGILVEKGAGSAGNKVISNIAAINNLGNDTVYIYSNDNRTGAQVINNTDLTASGSFNYGIYSAGEVINNGNINFGAGDGNIGIYSTHGGTAVNNASITVGESYMDPTNSLNNRYAIGMAAGYTPTATELAAGKQPYTGNIVNNGTINVTGKGSIGMYGTGAGTTVYNGTASNRNAVINLNSSETTGIYLDNGAYGYNYGKIKSNGSNLSKIVGVVVKNGSTIENHGEIDITAADAVGILTKGDMAGNNLGIVKNYGSFNINGTTVPAGTRAEDISDSSIIGVSKASDLTKTVEGVKIEVPRGSITGTITVNGTPVVPEVATTSGEEFKPMEVSKIGMYIDTSNRNYTTPITGLSALTNLKKADLIIGAEAAQNTTGKYIQLDSRITDPYNAMIRANQQIEKWSIYSGSLTWMATVSQNASDGTIQNAYLAKIPYTYWAGNEATPVNVRDTYNFLDGLEQRYGVEALGSRENQLFQKLNGIGNNEAILFYQAMDEMMGHQYANTQMRINATGNMLDKEFRYLKDEWRNPSKQNNKIKVFGMRDEYKTDTAGIIDYTSNAYGVAYVHEDETVKLGHSSGWYAGAVHNRFKFKDIGNSKENQTMLKAGVFKTISPASDHNGSLRWTISGDVFAGINEMNRRFLVVDDIFQAKANYYSYGAALKNELGYDIRMSERTHLKPYGMLKMEYGRFTGIKEKSGEMRLEVEGNDYFSVKPEVGLEFKYIQPLAVRTQLSVGITAAYENELGKVGDVNNRARVRYTTADWFGIRGEKEDRRGNGKFDLNIGIDNTRVGFTLNAGYDTKGNNVRGGIGFRAIY
- a CDS encoding C40 family peptidase, translating into MKKKRFFTAICMAAFAFITSGLQGKSVKHKKNVKAKQNTAKTVKTKKTVSKGPAVKNTAVKVANTKSTAAKSIAVKNTSNVKSSESKTKPTAAKHSAEKHPIAKTSQTARTATAKPGKTSSVANTAKTVPHNKVSHNTGIYSISANNKDQLIIDKMTELRKKHERIAKSGTASEKRTAAAEKKLLVSYSKWKDTKYAWGGDSKKGIDCSALTRRIYREVYGHELPRVSTQQAQTGKKVSSKNLKAGDIVFFKPEGRTNHTAVYVGNSLFINASSSKGVVMSSLKSPYWGKYFKYGVRVDKHKNT
- a CDS encoding formate--tetrahydrofolate ligase, which produces MTDIEIAQRAKLEKINVIAEKAGLSEEDYEQYGNYKAKVSLDVLKKNSDKKDGKLILVTAITPTPPGEGKSTVTVGLTQAFNKFGYKSIAALREPSLGPVFGIKGGATGGGMSQVVPMEEINLHFTGDIHAISTAHNLISACIDNHLMQGNELDIDVNNITWKRVLDMNDRALRNIVVGMGGRLNGIPRESSFQITVASEIMAIFCLANSITDLKKRIGEIVFGYNRKGEMLKVKQLKIEGAVTALLKDAIKPNLVQTLENTPVFIHGGPFANIAHGCNSVLATKMALKLSDYVVTEAGFAADLGAEKFLDIKARKAEIEPNVIVIVATVRALKHHGGDTDLKSENIETLKKGLVNLERHIESMQKYHIPVIVAINKFITDTDAEIKEIEKFCNAKGVEVALCEIWEKGGEGGKELVDKVISAVEENEKSEEKFSPLYELELPIKEKIEIIAKEIYGADGVKFMPKALNNIKKYEEYGYDKLPVCISKTQKSLSDNPKLLGRPTGFEITINEIRLSAGAGFLVAMAGEIIDMPGLPKKPSAELIDIDENGVITGLF
- a CDS encoding MalY/PatB family protein; the protein is MSKKYDFETLISRKNQGSYKWEGMYKEYPNLPDDIVPFSVADMELQIAPEIKEGLKKYIDEAILGYTGTYEEYFEAVINWMKRKHNFDIQKEWIVTSSGVVSALFDSVKAFTEKEDGVIVFTPVYYPFYSAIKLNERKIVECPLMENEGRYTIDFESFEKLAKEEKNTLLILCSPHNPVGRVWSKEELKKIGEIALENNLKIVSDEIHFDILMEGEKHTVLQTLSEELSEIIVTCTAPTKTFNLAGIGISNIIIKNEKMRKKFINEQGRSSAHVFAALGYRACILAYTQAEEWFEKFLQLINKNQKIVNRFFEEKFTELKAPLIQGTYLQWIDFRALGLKGEDLKKFMNGKAQLFFSEGYTFGKNGDGFERMNLAVPTHILEKGLERLYKAIKENYPEFCK
- a CDS encoding glycosyltransferase family 2 protein, which produces MKVSLIMPTINVTDELELFLKSLKEQTYKDFELIAVDQNKDDKAYKILEKYENDFEIKYMKSDRKGLSLNRNRGLLVMDGSIAGFPDDDCEYQPDTLEKVVKFFKENEDKRIYSCRTLERGKDYGTGIMAEQNVKLTKGNIEKTVKSITFFVNYTYEDIVLFDENLGVGSVFGSGEETDYVLTLLHKGYKGEYFADDIIFHPAKKGNYDDLDRAYKYALGYGALVKKEVLGRKNFFYYFKFLKRIFRSIAGIILTKNRKYHKTVLKGRIEGFNKYK
- a CDS encoding CDP-glycerol--poly(glycerophosphate) glycerophosphotransferase; the protein is MDKLKCLINMIIAFIIYPFTKGKFKNRKIWLVGGNAGELFVDNGRAIYEYLRSKKDIEEYWVVNKNSPVFDKIHGGKLVKGSVESYLYFMNSEVVLFSHSISADIAPYLFVVPVINLFHYKPLKVFLNHGTVGFKVRMAMNKKTEKIAENLVKSYDVNICDSEYEKNIKTKTWWNVPENTAFITGYPRYDKLYNVEVERKEIFFMPTWRNWIKLENARIEDTEYFKNITGLITDERFNKYLEEKNLYLNVYIHQLMHDYLKDFNKVKLGKNVTLLPKDADITKELMKAKILITDYSSVAYDFYYLNKPIVFFQFDREEYQKKVGSYVDLDKELFGEGVHTIRECVEKIEEITENNFEYSPAVRENMDKMRSMFLKYTDKENCKRVYELIIKKLGEKNGKK